CACCCAAACCactaaaagacatttaaaaacacACGTGATTTCACACCGCGCTGCTCAGATAAACGCCTGGCTGCTCTTATACTCACGCTTTTGGTATAGCCACACTCAAGCGAACAGGTTTagagcccagccccacagctccttgGCACTCTGTCAGCGCTCTTTTCTGTTCCAGTTCATCCGTGAATTTCACGAACCCGTAACCTCTGCAGAGATACAGAATAACTCttataaaacaaacacaaaaaagccacttttttttttaatatttacagtGAAGTCAAAATTGGttttgaaaaacacagcaaatgaaACACGTTTGCTAGGGCTGCCCCTGCTTTTAGTAGAGATGAAGCAATTCCACCTTCCAGCTGCTTCCGCAAAATGCTTGAAACCCTACGCCCAGGCTTCAGCACTGCTGTCAAGGGCTTGACAAAAGTAAAGTAATTCTTGTGCCAGTGGATTCTGGGGAATTGGAAGTGAGCTGACACAAGCCATGTCGAAACACATGAGCAGACAGCAGCAAAGCCTCCAATCTATACTGGGAGGATGCAGATAATCTAAACAATTGCACGTCAGCACAGGATTGACAAGACACTGGCACCATTTATATCAAAAACTGCCCCATTGTGAAGGAAAACATTGCTTTTCTGTATGATCAACTGAGATACACTTTCCAATCATGTCTTTTTTTCACCAGGAAAATATTCAAATAGGCTTTCTGTCATGCCTAACAATGCATGGCCCCATCAGCATTACCAACAGCGGACCTGAAAACCAGTTCCTAACGTCAAGTTGCTAAAACTTGCTCTGACAGCACAACTTGAACAGGGACAGCACACAGCCAGCAACCCCTCGGCTCTGTGGCAATCCTCCACTGCGGTGCTAGCAGTCCTGTATGTCAGCCAGACAGAAAACACTAATTCCCCTCCAACCCCAAAGGTCCTTTGCGTGGGATTCTGATGCTGTAGTGAGTCAGAAGCGATGAAACAGCATCCAAAAGGGCAGTGCCAGGATCCCAAGATGGGCTCGGCTGCCTCACGCAGCAGAAAGATCAAAGACTTAGGTGTGGGAGGGAAAGAGGAATCCATCTAGGTGAAGGACAGAGTTTGGGAAGGAAAGGGCTTGTCTGCCTGGGGAAAAGAACCAGCCCTAAGCAAGGGTGTAAATTTACAGCATATTATCTGTTCTGTGGGAACTCTTAAACACCAGGTAACACACTATTTTGAAAGCGGCATCACCTTAGTGCTTGTAGTAGGTCCACACTGGaagctgtcacagagcagctggtGCCCCATAAAATGCAGTATCTTGCATAGCAGGCTATACACACTAGTCCATACATTTTTATAgatatatgcatgtatgtatgcataCTCCTCACATACAGAAGACCAAATCAAAGCTCACTCAGGCTTATCTATATACAAACTGCATAATTAAGCAAGACCAAAACTCTACACATTCTGTTTAACTTGTCCTCTGCGAAAGGATTGTGGCAAATCAAACCAGTGCAAGTCAACTTTTAAGTCAGTTTAAGTCAGTTCTCGGTGTTTGCACACAGAAATGTGTAAGTTTCTAAGCTGCTACAAAGACTCCTGCAGTCTTTCAGATGGGACCAGGAGTGTCTAAGTGAAAACAGGAGTATTGGCAGTTCCAGAATAGAGATGGACAGATGAAGAGTTGGATGCAGTGTACAGGAATAGATGTTGGGTGCAGCAAGGGAGAGGCAGTGATTCTTCCAGCTTTTCCAGACACTTCATTTTTTCACACCAACGGCTAAACTAGATTTTAGtacagaaaaaacccaccaagaaaCGGTTCCTTCATGGCCAGGACCTCCCTGGCAGACATTCTGTCCTGtcccagcagccaggagcagcccccCTAGCCTGCACCCTCAGCAGAAGGCAAAGATGCAGAACAGCATGGCATCAGGCTCCAAGCTCCTCTCCTGCCTGGACAAGAGGTGCTTGGGAGGAGGCCTTCCTGATCTACCAGCCCTGGCTGGAGGGGCCAGGCCTTCACTAGGCACGTTCATAAACCCCAGGTTCCTCTCTCGCATCACACTAACACTCGCAGTTGCCTCAGCTTTGAGTAACCGCACAAGTCACGACAAAGCCCCTGGCAGCAACACCCTGGCACGGCTAGGGGAGATAGCTGTGCTCCTCCCAGCAACAGGACTTGAagtccctgctccttccctgcttccCAAGCTACCACAGACTCCCTTTCCCTGAGGTCCACGCTTAGGAACACCTCCCAGAGCCCAACTAATGGCCCAACCTGCATCGCCCAACACCTATTTTGTAGGCGGAGACTGAGGCAGGTGCAGCAAAACAAGAACTGCTGGGTTTACACCTCTGAGGAGCAGGAGGCACCTGGAGCCCACCCCGGCAGCGTTGGTCTCAGGTGAGGCGGCAGTAACAGAATGACCACTTCACAGCTAGAGAGTGACGGAGCAGCTCTGCAAGAGGTTCAGGTTGCACACTGAGAAGAACTTCATTACTAGGGAGGTGGcgcagcactggaagaggctgcccagacaGGTTGCATTATCTCCATCCTGGGAGGATTTCCAGGCTACACAAATCATGGCTGACCCGACCTAGTGTTGGCAGCAATCCTGCTCAGAGTGGGAAGTCGGACCAGAGAGTCCTTGAAACCAACATGTCTAAGACTGAGAAACCTTATGTGAGAAAGAGGGGAGACCTACAGCCATATTCCAAGTCTTAGCACAACATTCTCACAGGTATTATATCAGAATGTTGTGCTTCACTGAAGCCATGTTCTGGTTTGAAAACAAGGATGATCGCCAACTGGTCCCTCTTCTAGGAAAATATAGTTTCGCTTTCTGctatttagaaaatgttttaataacGCTAAGAAACCCAACTCTTTGACATCTGTTTTTGTCAAGACATTGCCAGTATAGACGAACAAGGTGGAACTAAGTACCCGACAATGAATCACAGCTTTGTTTGCCCTACCctatttgaaagaaaaacctGTAAAGCTTTCACAGGAATATACACTCAATAGCCTAAAGACTGTAAAAGCACAATTCCATCTGAGAATCCAGGAAGACAGAGTTTCAAGATTACTCAgacatttttcagcatttttagaaGTGCAAAAACCTACAGCCAACACGCAAAGAGCATTGTACTGACAGAGGAGTGACAATACACTGTGGTGACCAGCAAAACCCAAGCATCAGTAGACTGAATATCCACGAACATTGTATTGTTAGATAACTAAAATCTAAGCTGACAGAACTATTCTTTTCCCCTTGCTGCATTAGATGTTTCCTATTGCTGCAtgtgaagtgaaagaaaataatgaataaaagatGACTTACCTGGATACTCCTGCCTGGTCCAAAACAACTTTTCCACCTCTACACGATGGATAAACTTTAACAAAAAATTCATATAACATGCCATCATCCACATCAGGAGTCAGGTCTCCCACAAATAGTGAATATTCTGGActaaagaaatcaaaagaaaacttCTTAAGCACAGTCCTACCAAAAAAGAGGCATGCTGACTGACAGCAAACATTTAGCCTAAACACTTGACACAAGAAAAGTGATAGTAAAAGACTATTTATTGGATGCTTTAAAGTGTCACCGGTTAAGTTGCTTAGGTGACTAAAATTTTTATTGACACTGCTTTTTCCAAGTTAATTCAAGCAGCACAACCAATCTACTCAACActgcttttaatttaaagatAATTTCATCGTTTAGTTCTTATAGGGTATCTTTGGATTTCTGACATGGCAAGAAAACATTAATGACTCATTTATAGATTTGCTATTTCCTATACATTGATATTaaattataatatatataattagaTACTTTGATGCTATGAATTTGAACTACCTTAAAAGACACTCCTGACAAATCTGCTGTGCCACACAAAAGGCAAAGCACAAAGCTGACAGGCAGTCTAAGTTATCCTCCCTCTGCTACAGAGTCAGGGGGTGAGCTGCTGGAACCAGAGAGGCGATGTTCTCCTGTATCTCCAGAGCAAATGGAACCACGAGAATGAGCTAACAGACGCAAATCTCATTCTTGGCCCCATCTGTCATGCCCTGATTACAATCTAAaatgttggggtttgttttttttttaaaaaaggttcaTAAATAAtcatctaaaataaaaatataattgccAAGATATGACTAATACTACACTAACAAACGGCAGGACTCTGTTGCTTTCACCCTCATACACACCTGCCTGAACACCTCCTTGTGTTATGATGACTTCAACTGTGTAAGCGTTTCTGGGCAGGCGTTGTGAAAGGTATTCACACCACCcagctgcaggagcccagctcagcccgTCCACCTCCTCACGCACCTTCCACTGCCCGTGGAGAAAGACGGGCTCCTCCAGAGGGCAATTCCCAGCGCCCGTCTCTCTCTGCTGACTGTCGCGGCACTCCAGCCAGCTAAGCCAGGTGCTGCGAAACCACTGCGTTTATCTTTAGGCGCTAAACACATTCATGGCATTCTATAGTATTATGATGGGATGCATCCTTGGATGCATAGAAAGTCCTAAAATGCTACAGCATCACAAATATCTACAGCGTGTGCCAAGGCAGTTTAAtgtaattaaacatttttaattatgGGATTTAGTTATCTGGCACTGCTGGATAAAATGGCACAAATTTTAGTCATATGCATCTCATGCATGCTCCCCTATCCAAATTTTCTAGCTCTACATCTCATCTGGCAATGATGAACTTGTGGGTTTACATGTTTTGAATCCTCTTTGCAAGGCAATTGGTAAAGAGTCATTAAGCAAGTAAAACTAATATTTGACTATTGAGCATTTACCTGTTATCAGGCTGTTTTCCATACGTTGCATAATTCAATTTAAATCGCTTTGCCTGAAACAAGGCAAAAATGAATCCATACATTCAAACGTTCTCATGTGAATCCAAACAATTAGGAAAAAATATCAATAAGCTTATTTCACATAACTTTCTGAATGCTGACAGATGCTCAGTGCCATCAGGCCAGCCAGTTAAGGTATCAAGGACAACACATTATTTGACTTCAGTACAGATATAAGAATGAAAATCGGCAAAGAACCTGCACCAAGATGTTTGGCCTATCTTTATTTCAACAGTTTATAAAGCTAGTGAAAGAGAAGTGAACCTTACACAGCATCAAATTTTTCTAGCtttaaggaagacaggaaaaccGAGGTACTAACAACAAATATAAGACTTCGAATTTTAAGGTCTTAAAATGAAATGACAGCACAGACTGTTGGACATTTGTGATTTACAAGAATACTGGCAGATCAGAATCCACCACACTGGAAAAAGGAACCAATCCCCGAGTCTGGAAGTATGGCTAAATACTTTGCTCTGGATGATGCGCTCATTTAGTAACATCCAAAATTAAGGTTTTTCTGAAAAAGACACCTGTCATTGGACACTGGAGGCTTCCTTAAACTTTGCACCCGATTTTCTTTTGAAGCTGTTTCCCAAGAGCCTAGATGGTGCCCACTGGCACATCTGGAACTCGCCACCCCCATCCTGGCAGGGTTCAGCAACTTGTGCCCTGCTCATGTTTAAGTCTAGACCAAGATCTAAGGAGCAGCTGGTCTTCTGCTTCACAACCCTGAGGGTCTCAACCCCACGAGTGCTCCTGAGTGATGCTGACCCAGGCAGGCTCACTGCAGAGTGCAGTGGTAATTgctattttcttctgaaacatgtctgacagaggaagaaacaaaggGCTGCGCTCCTCTACAAGAATACTGGTGTCAGAACTCACCCAGGGAGTGGAAGACCTAAGCTGGATTCCCTTGTCAGCTTGAGGGGCTTCAAAACCATTTTTCTATCTCCCAAGAGGCTTCCAAAGCACACATCCGTCTGCACGACACAGTGGCATAGCAAGAACTCAAGGGGAACTCGGCCAAAGAAAGAAAGCCTACTGTGAACCCATAACGCAGAGATCACGACATTTGTTCAGTACAGCGGAGGACCTAGTGTGCTCCTGCACCTTGTATGATGTACTTTCTTCCCTCAACGAGAGCGTAAATAATTCTTGGGAAATAGAGCAAAGACTTAACTCTAGGCTATAATCATGCTCCCTGTATGTCTGCATTCACTGGTGCACAGTGGTACGCAACTCCTTCTGTGGACCACTTACAAGCTAACACCAAATTCAGATTCCACTTTGAagcattttcatctttttttggaCCTCGCTCTTCACTGCAATATTTTAGGTTTAAAATCAATGACAGACCTGAGAGTACTGCCACTCAAATGGGGACGGGGGACACCAATTCTgtaaaacagagacagaaatagcCCTGTGGCTCTCTGTTATTCCTTTGGCTGATTCggtatttgaaaataaataaaagagtgaGCCACATTCAGTTTTCTGCAAACAAGAGGAAAAACTGTCTAAATGCAAGAGACGAGCTGGACAGCTGCCTGCTGAGTACGCTGATTTAGGCTGCCCACACTGCTCTCGGTCTGACATCTGTAATTCTCCCCACGTGTTATGTAAATCACCCCTCTACACAACACCACATTTTGAACTAAACTGTGGATAAAGATGGGCATTCCCAAAACCAAACTCCAATTATTATATTACTCCTTGCAAGAgctgctctctttctctctctagtGACTACAGAAGGCATCTAGGAAGATTAGATTCCCTTAATCACGGGCTCTGATTCGCATATTAAACAGGACAGGTGGAACAGAAACCTCCAGGCCTCTCACCTACCCCTTTTAATGGGGGACGCCATCCTCTCAGGAAGGTTGACCAAATAGTTCAACCTGAactttccagtctcctgctcaGGGTACTAACCACATGAAAATAAGCATCAGTTTACTCTACTATATCACACTGTAACCGAGGTGATTCTAGAGCTGCTTTATGAACCGGTCATCCCAGCTACTGCAGCCAACTTCTGTGGGCACAACGGACAGCTGTGTCAGCCATCCCATTTTAATCTACTGCACATTTGAGTCAACCTCCTAAAATTAGCCTCTATGACTATTCCTCCGCTTCTTCCTAACTACGAGCTTCCATGTATGTGAGACATTTGCTATCTATTGCAACTATACAATGGACTAGCTCCATCTCCACTGTAAATAGGTTTGAATAACTTATGTTTGCTAAGGGCAAGAATAAGGCAAGGGCTAAAAAGTCATGTTCCTCTTGCAAATCAAAGCTACTTCAAACTCAGCGCGAACTTGCAAGTTCATCTTATAGCTATATGACAACATACACACTGTAACAAACTAATATGGAACTACAAacggaaagagagagaaggattGCGATAGGTAAACCCAGTCTATGTTTACCTTGTTCTTCTCTGGTTTCTCATTAGTCCACCTTTGGTAATAGCAGAAAGGCTCAGAAATAAAAACACCACATCACAACATTTCTATACCTGGATTTCACCCACACATTCACATAGAAATTTCCCGAGGAAAAGCATTAATAGTTTTATGTCCATTACTTTAACTCTAAAGGAAAGAAGAATCCCAATTTGCTAACTATTGAATTTGTCTGTAATTATTTGAATTACAGATTTACACTATCTACTCCCTCCTAGTTTTAGGTCTCAACTGGCCAATTTCATTTACTTACCGGTGTAGCACCAGGAAGCGGTTTTCCATTGATTTTGTGTAAACATTTCTCCGCAGTAGCTAGATCTGCAAACTCTACAAAGCAATAGCCTGCTGGAATTCTGAACATATGACACGGAGAGAAGAGAGAATAAGATTTCAGATTTAGAACACATTTGAGGAGGAATACTATATCCTTAGTTAACTGGTAGGAAATTTGCTACAGTTGCAATACTTAGCACATTTCAAAGTATAAATATTAACTACCAAGAAGAAGCTAGCAAAGTAATCTTGGATCTCAAGTAAAGCGACAGCCCCTACTTACCAGTAAGTCATGTCAACGAAGCACATAGAAAATAGTTTTGCTCACAATTAGTTTACTTCCTACTTTCACTGACTATATAAATTCCCCCCCCAAGTTTAAACCCAAGTTTAAACAATTGAAAACTGAAATTACAACACTTACAAGAACATGAAACTACTTTATTCTGCATAGTCACTCCTTTTACTTCAAATGAACTCAAAGGGTCCTTATATGGCTCCTTCTAAAGTCAAACTTTCCTCCTCTGCCAGCATCACGTAGCTGCAGTAGCACAACGCCTAACACAGACCGGTCACCGAAGCCTTCAGCCCAGGCAGCGTAACGCCCAGAGGGACAGCATGGCATACATATGCCACGTTGAACGAGTGCTGAAGCACTGCAGGATGAGGGCCAAACCTCAGTTCGCTGATGGAAAGGTCAAAGAGCCAGCAATTGTCCTCTCCACTGCTATCAGCAATACACCCATATTGTTGGCAGCAATGGCGAAAAGCTCAAAGGGAAAATCGCTGTAACATGGACAGGACCACAGCGATGCCATGCAGAGGGCAAACGGCTCAATCCAAATCCACTGGCAGAACAAACTGAGAACAAGCATAAACAGTTACCCTGTCAACCTGTTTCGAATGATTTTTACACTCAGTACAAGCTCTCCCATGGTGGCAAAGGCTCTTGAAACAAAGTTTTCATCCATATATGGCTCCAgctataaaagcaaaaaaaaaaaaagttagaccAGGGCATCTACAAACAGGAGAATATATGTGTCAATTGTCACCCTAAGCAGTTAAAACATTATTGAGAAGTATTTTACCCTTACACTTCAAAAAGAAGACTCATTTAAGAGGGTCGATGCCACTCAAAATCAGCAGGCATGCATGAACCAGGCTCAACAGTCTGTAAAGTGGAACCCAAGAGACAGCATGAATTTCAGAGAACAGGGAGCTTTCACAGAAGGACAAAAGCCACTCAGAAACATACAGCAACAAACTGAGCGTTCACTACACGGAGCAGGGGATCAGGAGATGGCAGGCTCGTTCTCTGTATGGAAACGGAGGTTGGGCCAGCGCTATCGGTACACAGGCGCGGCACAGCCCGCGGTGCTACGACGCACGGGCAGCACGCATCAGGTAACGCAGCCCCCCGCGAGCTGGGGCAGGGGTTCGCAGAGCCGTGTCTACCTCGCATAACCGTGGAGATACGCAGGGCAGCACTTGGAGGGGAGACCTCTAATTGCATCCCGCAGCGGGTCTGCGCTCTGCACTGCATGTGGGTGCACTGACCGTGTTTCTGTCACAGGTGAGGGGCACCGTGCGTGTCAGAGTGTGTGTGAAGTGCAGGGCAGCAGCACTGTGTGAGGGAACACGCTGGAGGGCAGGCGTCTGTGTGGTGTAAGTGCCTGAAAAGTATGAAACAGCATTGCAATTTGGACGAAATAtatgatgaagggactgaggTAAAAGCATGCCTCTCTGTGTAACAGAAAGTGGAGGAGGGAACTGAAATTCAGGTTTTGTGCAATATGCATACTTCTGGGGAGACTGCGTGTGATGGGTAACAcagggccggggcgcgggggaaACATACCTAGCTCCATATATGTGAGTATATCTACGTGTTTGAGTAAGACAGATAGCCTCGTGGTAACCGACAGCCCTCGAGCGGGTTCATCTGTCTGTCAGGTACCAGGTGGCTCCGTCACGTGTGTGCGGGACAACGCGCAGACTTGCGTAGTACCTGTGCGTATCTGACAGTGGGTGACCATACTGCCCCGGCACGCGCGAAGGTGGCCGATGCCCTGCAGAGCTGTGAGCGTAAAGCAGAAAGGACTCCGCTACGTGTGCCAGAAGCaggaggcagcactgctccgtcCGGACATGCCGTGCAGAGGGTGACCCTGTGCTCTGTGTGTAACGGAGAGGCAGGCTCGGAAAGGTGACAGGTGACTGCTGCGTGGATGTGTACGGGTTTCAAAGAGCAGCGGCCTGCTTGTGAGAGGGGTGACTGAAAAAGAAGATGGTCTTACAGTGGAGAGGTGGCAGATAACCCTTTGAGCAGGTAAAGAGAAAAGGGACTCTGCAGAGTGTGTTCACATGAGTGGCAGGCAGTGGAAGACTCACTGACCTGCCAGTGCACACTGGTAAACTGGGTGTAAGTGTGTGTACAAGAGAGAAGCCGCCAGCGGGATCCCCAGCAAGGTGCTGGGCTGTGCGTACACAGACCTGAGAGGGGCCGAGGCAGGCTGCAGGctgcacatgtgtgtgcaagcGGGACTATGCAATATGCCGGTGTGAGTCTGCAACAAAGGCTGGAGAAAGATGTGCGTGCAAGTAACAGGCAACGTGGAAGTCGTGACACGCTGGTGTAACTGCATATGCACGTCTGTACGTGTGTGCAGGTGCACACAAGCACGTGGCAGGCTGCAAGGACGCTACGATACAGCGGTGGGATTGTGTATGTGACGGTGTAAAAGTGGCAGTGCAGCGCTACGATACAGCGTAAGCAAACACA
The Opisthocomus hoazin isolate bOpiHoa1 chromosome 17, bOpiHoa1.hap1, whole genome shotgun sequence DNA segment above includes these coding regions:
- the TRNAU1AP gene encoding tRNA selenocysteine 1-associated protein 1 isoform X2 gives rise to the protein MAASLWMGDLEPYMDENFVSRAFATMGELVLSVKIIRNRLTGIPAGYCFVEFADLATAEKCLHKINGKPLPGATPAKRFKLNYATYGKQPDNSPEYSLFVGDLTPDVDDGMLYEFFVKVYPSCRGGKVVLDQAGVSRGYGFVKFTDELEQKRALTECQGAVGLGSKPVRLSVAIPKANRVKPMEYNQMYNYNYNQYYQQYHNYYAQWGYDQNTGSYSYSYPQYGYTQSTMQTYEEVGEDALEGDIIIRNSPGLAGTSSVTNCEMLGGVRGFGRRALVTLAAAA
- the TRNAU1AP gene encoding tRNA selenocysteine 1-associated protein 1 isoform X1, whose protein sequence is MAASLWMGDLEPYMDENFVSRAFATMGELVLSVKIIRNRLTGIPAGYCFVEFADLATAEKCLHKINGKPLPGATPAKRFKLNYATYGKQPDNSPEYSLFVGDLTPDVDDGMLYEFFVKVYPSCRGGKVVLDQAGVSRGYGFVKFTDELEQKRALTECQGAVGLGSKPVRLSVAIPKANRVKPMEYNQMYNYNYNQYYQQYHNYYAQWGYDQNTGSYSYSYPQYGYTQSTMQTYEEVGEDALEDPTPQLDVHEANKQFMEQSEELYDALMDCHWQPLDTVSSEIPAVL
- the TRNAU1AP gene encoding tRNA selenocysteine 1-associated protein 1 isoform X3 codes for the protein MDENFVSRAFATMGELVLSVKIIRNRLTGIPAGYCFVEFADLATAEKCLHKINGKPLPGATPAKRFKLNYATYGKQPDNSPEYSLFVGDLTPDVDDGMLYEFFVKVYPSCRGGKVVLDQAGVSRGYGFVKFTDELEQKRALTECQGAVGLGSKPVRLSVAIPKANRVKPMEYNQMYNYNYNQYYQQYHNYYAQWGYDQNTGSYSYSYPQYGYTQSTMQTYEEVGEDALEDPTPQLDVHEANKQFMEQSEELYDALMDCHWQPLDTVSSEIPAVL